The Vicinamibacterales bacterium genome contains the following window.
CCGGGCGGCGGAGCATGTCGAGTACGATGGCTTTCTTGCTGCCCTCGCGCGCCCCTTTGGGCCCCGTGGCGTCGTCTTTGGGCGTGGCCTCCTTGGTCGCCTTGGCCTTCTTCGGCGCGGCGGGGGCCGCGTGTTGCGCGGGGGCGGGCGTCAGTGCTTGGACTGCCTTCCAGATACGGGCGGCCGCCGTCTTGCGGTCCGTGAACTTCTTGACCGGCTTCAGCGTGTCGAAGGGCACCACGCCGGCGAAGTTGTTCCAAACGTCGACGAAGCGGCCGATCGGCCACTGGCTGGTCAGCTTGGCCAGTTCCTTCTCGCTGGCAAAGGTCCCTTCGGTGCTTCCGATGCGGTGGTTCAGCGCATCCTCGTACTCGGCAAACGCCGTGATGTTGTTCTCGGTGTCGATCGTGAAAGTGGTCATGTTTGTTCTCCTGGTCTATCGATTCATGCCGGCGAGCTTGCCGTCGGCGGTTAGGTGCAAGTTCTTGAGATAGCCGCTGGCCAGGCGTGCCCAGCCAAACGGCGTCGAAATTTCGTGACGGGCGGCGATGCGGCTCAACTTCAGCCGGTGCGT
Protein-coding sequences here:
- a CDS encoding DUF3489 domain-containing protein → MTTFTIDTENNITAFAEYEDALNHRIGSTEGTFASEKELAKLTSQWPIGRFVDVWNNFAGVVPFDTLKPVKKFTDRKTAAARIWKAVQALTPAPAQHAAPAAPKKAKATKEATPKDDATGPKGAREGSKKAIVLDMLRRPEGATLADIMSATGWQAHSVRGFISGGLSKKMGIKVESFKSESGARAYRVSQ